A genomic window from Macaca thibetana thibetana isolate TM-01 chromosome 16, ASM2454274v1, whole genome shotgun sequence includes:
- the USP22 gene encoding ubiquitin carboxyl-terminal hydrolase 22 isoform X2 yields MLTLAKSCICHVCGVHLNRLHSCLYCVFFGCFTKKHIHEHAKSKRHNLAIDLMYGGIYCFLCQDYIYDKDMEIIAKEEQRKAWKMQGAGEKFSTWEPTKRELELLKHNPKRRKITSNCTIGLRGLINLGNTCFMNCIVQALTHTPLLRDFFLSDRHRCEMQSPSSCLVCEMSSLFQEFYSGHRSPHIPYKLLHLVWTHARHLAGYEQQDAHEFLIAALDVLHRHCKGDDNGKKANNPNHCNCIIDQIFTGGLQSDVTCQVCHGVSTTIDPFWDISLDLPGSSTPFWPLSPGSEGNVVNGESHVSGTTTLTDCLRRFTRPEHLGSSAKIKCSGCHSYQESTKQLTMKKLPIVACFHLKRFEHSAKLRRKITTYVSFPLELDMTPFMASSKESRMNGQYQQPTDSLNNDNKYSLFAVVNHQGTLESGHYTSFIRQHKDQWFKCDDAIITKASIKDVLDSEGYLLFYHKQFLEYE; encoded by the exons GCCAAGTCCTGCATCTGCCATGTCTGTGGCGTCCACCTCAACAGGCTGCATTCCTGCCTCTACTGCGTCTTCTTCGGCTGTTTCACAAAGAAGCATATTCACGAGCATGCGAAGTCAAAGCGGCACAACCTGG cCATTGATCTGATGTACGGAGGCATCTACTGCTTTCTGTGCCAGGACTACATCTACGACAAAGACATGGAAATAATCGCCAAGGAGGAGCAGCGGAAGGCTTGGAAAATGCAAG GCGCTGGAGAGAAGTTTTCAACTTGGGAACCAACCAAACGGGAGCTTGAACTGCTGAAGCACAACCCAAAAAGGAGAAAGATCACCTCGAACTGCACCATAG GTCTGCGCGGGCTCATCAACCTTGGGAACACGTGCTTCATGAACTGCATCGTGCAGGCGCTGACCCACACGCCACTTCTGCGGGACTTCTTCCTGTCTGACAGGCACCGCTGTGAGATGCAGAGCCCCAGCTCCTGTCTGGTCTGTGAGATGTCCTCACTGTTTCAGGAG TTTTACTCCGGACACCGGTCCcctcacatcccttataagttgctGCACCTGGTGTGGACCCACGCGAGGCACCTGGCAGGCTACGAGCAGCAGGATGCCCACGAGTTCCTCATCGCGGCCCTGGATGTGCTCCACCGACACTGCAAAG GTGATGACAACGGGAAGAAGGCCAACAACCCCAACCACTGCAACTGCATCATAGACCAGATCTTCACGGGCGGGCTGCAGTCAGACGTCACCTGCCAAGTTTGCCA TGGAGTCTCCACCACCATCGACCCCTTCTGGGACATCAGCTTGGATCTCCCCGGCTCTTCCACCCCGTTCTGGCCCCTGAGCCCAGGGAGCGAGGGCAACGTGGTAAACGGGGAAAGCCACGTGTCGGGAACCACCACGCTCACGGACTGCCTGCGACG ATTCACCAGACCAGAGCACTTGGGCAGCAGCGCCAAGATCAAATGCAGCGGTTGCCATAGCTACCAGGAGTCCACGAAGCAGctcactatgaagaaactgcccATCGTAGCCTGTTTTCATCTCAAA CGATTTGAACACTCAGCCAAGCTGCGGCGGAAGATCACCACGTATGTGTCCTTCCCCCTGGAGCTGGATATGACCCCTTTCATGGCCTCCAG CAAAGAGAGCAGGATGAATGGACAGTACCAGCAGCCCACGGACAGTCTCAACAATGACAACAA GTATTCCCTGTTTGCTGTTGTTAACCATCAAGGGACCTTGGAGAGTGGCCATTACACCAGCTTTATCCGGCAGCACAAAGACCAGTGGTTCAAGTGTGACGATGCCATCATCACCAAGGCCAGCATCAAGGACGTGCTGGACAGTGAAGG GTACTTGCTGTTCTATCACAAACAGTTCCTGGAATATGAGTAG